From Butyricimonas paravirosa, one genomic window encodes:
- the coaD gene encoding pantetheine-phosphate adenylyltransferase produces the protein MERIAIFPGSFDPFTIGHEEIVKRGLKMFDKIVIAVGINAVKKEFLDVDTRIAIIRKVFEDVDNVIVMSYSGLTVDFCEQMGANFIIRGLRTAADFEYERAVGQANKAMDSSVETVFLLTSPEHTFISSTIVRDIFMNGGNANKFLPTNVTIEDLRQ, from the coding sequence TATTCCCGGGATCCTTTGATCCGTTCACAATCGGACACGAAGAAATCGTGAAACGTGGATTAAAAATGTTTGATAAAATCGTTATTGCCGTGGGAATTAATGCGGTTAAAAAAGAGTTCTTGGACGTGGATACCCGGATTGCCATTATTCGTAAAGTTTTCGAAGATGTAGATAATGTCATTGTCATGAGTTATTCCGGTTTGACTGTAGATTTTTGCGAGCAAATGGGCGCTAATTTCATTATTCGTGGTTTACGTACTGCCGCTGACTTCGAGTACGAACGTGCTGTCGGTCAGGCAAACAAAGCGATGGATTCTTCCGTGGAAACTGTTTTCCTTTTAACTTCTCCCGAACATACTTTTATCAGTTCGACCATCGTGCGCGATATATTCATGAATGGAGGGAATGCCAATAAATTTTTACCAACAAACGTAACAATAGAAGATTTACGTCAATAA